In a genomic window of Spodoptera frugiperda isolate SF20-4 chromosome 18, AGI-APGP_CSIRO_Sfru_2.0, whole genome shotgun sequence:
- the LOC118278224 gene encoding myosuppressin isoform X1, which yields MKNLFGNGYFGVVVLLVVAWCACVAVCAPAQLCAGAADDDPRAARFCQALNTFLELYAEAAGEQVPEYQALVRDYPQLLDTGMKRQDVVHSFLRFGRRR from the exons TGGTAATGGTTACTTCGGCGTGGTAGTGCTGTTGGTGGTGGCGTGGTGCGCATGCGTGGCGGTGTGCGCGCCGGCCCAGCTGTGCGCGGGCGCCGCGGACGACGACCCGAGGGCCGCGCGCTTCTGCCAGGCATTGAACACCTTCCTCGAGCTCTATGCTGAGGCCGCTGGCGAGCAGGTGCCTGAGTACCAAG CCCTGGTCCGCGACTACCCGCAACTCCTGGACACCGGCATGAAGCGGCAAGACGTGGTGCACTCGTTCCTGCGGTTCGGCCGCCGGCGCTGA
- the LOC118278224 gene encoding myosuppressin isoform X2, with amino-acid sequence MAFGGNGYFGVVVLLVVAWCACVAVCAPAQLCAGAADDDPRAARFCQALNTFLELYAEAAGEQVPEYQALVRDYPQLLDTGMKRQDVVHSFLRFGRRR; translated from the exons TGGTAATGGTTACTTCGGCGTGGTAGTGCTGTTGGTGGTGGCGTGGTGCGCATGCGTGGCGGTGTGCGCGCCGGCCCAGCTGTGCGCGGGCGCCGCGGACGACGACCCGAGGGCCGCGCGCTTCTGCCAGGCATTGAACACCTTCCTCGAGCTCTATGCTGAGGCCGCTGGCGAGCAGGTGCCTGAGTACCAAG CCCTGGTCCGCGACTACCCGCAACTCCTGGACACCGGCATGAAGCGGCAAGACGTGGTGCACTCGTTCCTGCGGTTCGGCCGCCGGCGCTGA